A genomic window from Anthonomus grandis grandis chromosome 4, icAntGran1.3, whole genome shotgun sequence includes:
- the LOC126735361 gene encoding plancitoxin-1: protein MLGRFLLYIWLAIIYSDNSLVYALQCKGQNNEDLDWYVIYKLPKQTSKSNAHIKEGLGYVYMTSKNYTEWTWSEVSINDSNSMVGHSLKGLFEKKNEKAYILYNDEAPNGKTSGSKGHTKGVVLADSISGLWLIHSVPHFPYSSDHYEYPTTGQHYGQSFLCISLNLKQINNVGKQLQYNEPFIFSEYVPTSLSDTLPDIVRAANNETINASPYYNIETIISLAGIKITSFAKSAKFGKDLYSNLVNSELTSNLYVETWPNEANRLPSDCTNKYQVDNIKIIQMSNPSVSFKATVDHSKWAVSTPSDLNQWVCIGDINRAQKQTERGGGTTCLNNEKLSGVYQKIISSVEPCSNKYYYDINDIYNFL, encoded by the exons atgttagggagatttttgttatatatttggCTTGCAATTATTTACAGTGATAATAGTTTAGTATATGCTTTACAATGCAAAGGTCAAAATAATGAAGATTTAGATTG gtatGTTATATATAAATTACCAAAACAAACTTCTAAAAGTAACGCCCATATAAAGGAGGGGCTTGGATATGTGTATATGACCTCAAAGAATTATACTGAATGGACTTGGTCTGAGGTCAGCATCAACGATAGTAACTCAATGGTAGGCCACAGTTTAAAAGGACtgtttgagaaaaaaaat gagAAAGCCTATATCCTTTACAACGATGAAGCTCCCAATGGGAAAACATCGGGAAGTAAAGGTCATACAAAAGGTGTCGTCTTGGCTGATTCCATTTCGGGATTGTGGCTAATCCATTCTGTTCCACACTTTCCCTATAGCAGCGATCATTATGAATATCCCACTACTGGACAGCACTATGGACAAAGCTTTTTATGTATCAGTCttaatttgaaacaaataaacaaCGTTG GTAAACAGCTGCAGTACAATGAACCATTTATCTTCTCAGAATATGTGCCTACATCTTTATCAGATACTTTGCCAGATATTGTCAGGGCCGCAAACAATGAAACGATAAATGCTTCGCCGTATTACAATATCGAAACTATTATATCATTAGCAGGAATCAAAATTACTTCTTTTGCAAAATCCGCAAAATTTGGAAAAGATTTATACTCTAATTTAGTAAATTCAGAGCTGACTAGTAATTTGTATGTAGAGACGTGGCCTAATGAGGCTAACCGGCTGCCATCGGATTGTACCAACAAATATCA ggtagataatattaaaataatacaaatgtcAAATCCGTCAGTCTCATTTAAAGCCACTGTCGATCATTCGAAATGGGCCGTATCAACTCCAAGCGATTTAAACCAGTGGGTTTGTATTGGAGATATTAACAGAGCT caAAAGCAAACAGAAAGAGGAGGAGGGACCACTTGCTTAAACAATGAAAAACTTTCTGGTGTGTACCAGAAAATTATCTCTTCTGTTGAACCTTGTTCAAATAAGTATTATTACGACATAAATGATATCtataactttctttaa